DNA from Sphingomonas sp. R1:
GACAAGGAATACCAGATCATGCGCAACGCATCGATCGCGTGTCTCCGGGAAATCGGCGTCGAAACAGGCGGTTCGAACGTGCAGTTCGCGGTCAATCCGAAGGACGGCCGCCTGATCGTGATCGAGATGAACCCGCGCGTCAGCCGTTCCTCGGCGCTGGCGTCCAAGGCGACCGGCTTCCCGATCGCCAAGGTCGCGGCCAAGCTGGCGGTGGGCTATACGCTCGACGAGATCGACAACGACATCACGGGTGCCACCCCGGCCAGCTTCGAGCCGACGATCGACTATGTCGTCACCAAGATCCCGCGCTTCGCCTTCGAGAAGTTCAAGGGCGCCGAGGCGGTGCTGGGCACGGCGATGAAGTCGGTCGGCGAAGTGATGGCGATCGGCCGCTCGATCCACGAATCGATCCAGAAGGCGCTGCGCGGGCTGGAAACCGGCCTCAGCGGCTTCAACGATGTCGACCGGCTGGTCGGCGCGCCGCGCGACGTGATCGAGGCGGCGCTGACCGTCCGCTCGCCCGACCGGCTGCTGATCGCGGCGCAGGCGATGCGCGAGGGCTTCAGCCTGAAGGACGTCCAGCGCTTCACCAGCTACGACCCCTGGTTCCTCGAGCGCATCGCCGAGATCCTCGATGCCGAGAAGGACGTGGCCACCAACGGCCTGCCGCAGGACGCGGCCGGCATGCGCCGCCTCAAGGCGATGGGCTTCAGCGACAAGCGGCTGGCCTATCTGGCGCTCAAGTCGGTCAACCTCCGCGCGGGCAGCGAAGTCATGGCGCGCAGCTCGGGCCTGATCGGCGAGATCGCCAACGCCATCTCCGGCGGCGTGACCGAGGCCGAGGTGCGCAAGCTGCGCCACCGGCTGGGCGTGCGCCCCGTGTTCAAGCGGATCGACACCTGCGCCGCCGAGTTCGAGGCGAAGACGCCCTACATGTACTCGACCTATGAGGCGCCGAGCTTCGGCGAGCCCGAGAACGAGGCCGAGCCGAGCGAGCGCCGCAAGGTCGTCATCCTCGGTGGCGGTCCGAACCGGATCGGCCAGGGAATCGAGTTCGACTATTGCTGCTGCCACGCCTGCTTCGCGCTGGCCGATGCGGGCTATGAGACGATCATGGTCAACTGCAATCCGGAGACGGTGAGCACCGACTATGACACCTCGGACCGGCTCTATTTCGAGCCGCTGACCGCCGAGGACGTGCTCGAGATCCTCGAGGTCGAGAAGTCGAAGGGCGAGCTGGTCGGCGTGATCGTCCAGTTCGGCGGGCAGACCCCGCTCAACCTCGCCAAGGCGCTGGAGGATGCCGGCATCCCGATCCTCGGCACCAGCCCCGACGCGATCGACCTGGCCGAGGATCGCGAGCGCTTCGCCGATCTCGTCGCCAAGCTGGGCCTCAAGCAGCCGGCCAACGGCATCGCGCGCAGCCGCGACGAGGCGGTGCGGGTGGCCGAGCGGATCGGCTATCCGGTGCTGATGCGGCCGAGCTATGTGCTGGGCGGCCGGGCGATGGAGATCGTCGACAGCCTCCAGCAGCTCGACGACTATATCCAGACCGCGGTGCAGGTCTCGGGCGACTCGCCGGTGCTGATCGACCAGTATCTGCGCGACGCGATCGAGGTGGACGTGGACGCGATCGCCGACGGCACCGATGTGGTGGTCGCCGGCGTGCTCCAGCATATCGAGGAAGCCGGCGTCCATTCGGGCGACAGCGCCTGCTCGATCCCGCCCTACAGCCTGCCTGCCGAGATCATCGCCGAGATCGAGCGCCAGACCGTGGCACTGGCGCGCGCGCTCAAGGTCAAGGGGCTGATGAATATCCAGTTCGCGGTCAAGGACGGCGAGGTCTATCTCATCGAGGTCAACCCGCGCGCCAGCCGCACGGTGCCGTTCGTCGCCAAGGCGATCGGGGCGCCGATCGCCAAGATCGCCAGCCGGGTGATGGCGGGCGAGAAGCTGGCAAACCTGCCGGTGATCGACCGCGACATCGATTACATCGCGGTCAAGGAAGCCGTGTTCCCCTGGGCGCGCTTCCCCGGCGTCGATCCGGTGCTCTCGCCCGAGATGAAGTCGACCGGCGAAGTGATGGGCATCGACAAGGACTTTGCCACCGCCTTCGCCAAGTCGCAGCTCGGTGCCGGCACGGTGCTCCCGCAAGGCGGCACGGTGTTCGTCAGCGTCAAGCAGAGCGACAAGGCGGTGGTGCTGCCCGGCGTGAAGATCCTGGCCGAGCTCGGCTTCAAGATCATCGCGACCAGCGGCACGGCCGAGTTCCTGGCGGCCGAGGGGATCGCGGTGGAGACGGTGAACAAGGTGGCGCAGGGCCGCCCGCACATCGTCGACCGTATCCAGGACGGCGACGTCGCGCTGATCTTCAACACCACCGAAGGCTGGCAGTCGCTCAAGGACTCGATGAGCATCCGCGCCTCGGCGCTGGCGCAGAAGGTGCCGTACTTCACCACGGCGCCGGGCAGCGTCGCGGCGGCACGGGCGATCGCGGCGATGCGCAGCAACCCGATCGAGGTGCAGCCGATCCAGGCCTATTTCGCCTCGCGGGGGTGAATGTGCCGCTGGGGAGGGGGCTGCGTTCCCCTCCCGCCTGCGGGAGGGAGGGCTAGGGAGGGGCTGAGCCATTCAGCGCTTCTTCCACGTCGATCCCTCCGCCAACCCCTCCCGCATGCGGGAGAGGAGCGGACGCCTTAAGAGCAGGGCAAAATATTACTTCTCCGTCCCCCGCCTTGATGTTTTTCGCCCCGCGACTTACTATTCGCGTTCGCACAATGGATTTCCCCAACCGATGTAAGTGTGCGGACGTCGTTTTCGGGCGACGGTCGGTACCGGGGGCGTATTGAAGGACAAGGGCGTTATGGCGACCGTCGAGAAGATGCCGATGCTGGCGGAAGGCTATCAGAAGCTCAGCGAGGAGCTGAAGCGGCTGAAGGCCGAGCGGCCGTTGATCGTGGATGCGATCGAGGAAGCGCGCGCGCATGGCGATCTCTCCGAAAACGCCGAGTACCATGCCGCCAAGGAGCGCCAGGGCCAGGTCGAGGCGACCATCGCCGACATCGAGGACAAGCTGAGCCGCGCCCAGATCATCGATCCCAAGGAGCTTTCGGGCGACAAGGTCGTGTTCGGCGCGACCGTGACGCTGCTCGACGAGGACGACAAGCCGGTCACCTACCAGATCGTCGGCCAGACCGAGGCGGATGCCAGCAAGGGCCGGATCTCGTACAATTCGCCGATCGGCCGCGCGCTGATCGGCCGCAAGGTCGACGAAGAGGTCGAGGTGTCGGTGCCGGCAGGCGACCGCTATTACCTCGTCTCCAAGGTCGAATTCATCTGAGGCAGCCGATGCCGAAGGTCAGCGCCACGACGGTGATCGTCGCCGTCACGGTGGTGGTGAGCCTCCTCGCCAATTTCGCCCCGAACGTGGCGCAGATCCAGTATGCGGCGGGGTTCATCCCGGCGCGGGTTACCGGCGGCCTGATGCTGTCCGGGCTGGTGGTGCCGGTATGGGCAACGCCGCTCAGCTCGGCACTGATCCATGGCGGTCTCGCGCATCTCGGCATGAACATGCTGATGCTGGCCTTTACCGGACGGGAGACCGAACGGGCGATCGGCGCCAAGGGGATCGTCACGCTCTACCTGATCGGCGCCTATGCCGCCTGTGCGGCGCAGTGGCTTGCTGGGCCCATGTCGACCGCCCCGATGATCGGCGCGAGCGGGGCCAGCTCGGCGGTGGTCGGCGCCTATTCGCTGCTCTACGGCCGCCAGCGCGCCAAGGCGATCGGGCCGATCCCGGCGCAGGTTGTGCACATCGCCTGGCTGGCAGCCGCCTGGATCGGGGTTAATCTGCTGATGGGCTTCGCCTTCCTGCAGGGCGGCGTCGACGTGGCGATCTGGGCGCATATCGGCGGCTTCTTCCTCGGCCTGGCGCTCGCCCGGCCGATGCTGCTCTGGCGCTGGCGCCACGCCTGAGGGACCCGCCCGTGACCGGGCGGGATACCCCTTCTTTCATCCCCTTCGCTGCGCGATGTGCCGGTCGATCACATGGCCGAGCACCGTCATCGGTACATTGCCGCCGAGCAGCAGCGCGTCGTTGAAGGCGCGGAAATCGAACCGGTCGCCGAGCGCGGTCCTGGCCTGGGTGCGCAGGCGGTTGATTGCGGTGTGCCCCACCTTGTAGCCGCAGGCCTGACCCGGCCAGGAGCAATAGCGGTCGACCTCGCCCTGCACCTCGTCCTCGGACGAGCCGTTCGCCTCGACAAACCAGCGGATCGCCTGCTCGCGGGTCCACCGCTTGGCGTGCAGCCCGCTGTCGACCACCAGCCGGCAGGCGCGGAAGCCGAGCGACTGGAGATAGCCGAGCTTCGCCGCCGGGTTCTCGGCATAGACGCCGAGCTCGTCGCCCAGCTGCTCGGCATAGAGGGCCCAGCCTTCGGAATAGGCGTTGAACTGGAGGAGCGAGCGGATCAGCGGCATCTTGAAGGTATATTCGCCCTGCCAGGCATGGCCGGGGATCGCCTCGTGATAGGCGAGGTCGGGCAGGCTGAAGCGCGTCCAGATGCCGGTCGAGCGCAGATTGACCCACAGCCGTCCGGGGACCTTGCCGTCGATCGTACCCGGGCCGCCATAGGCCCCGGCGGCACCGGCTTCCTCGACTACGGGAATGCGCTTCACTTCGACATTGCCGGGAACCAGCGTGTGGAACGCCTGCGGCATCCGGCCGCGCATGTCGTCGATGCTTTTCTGGAGGATCTGGATGATCTCGGCCCGGCCCGCATCGTTCTCCGGGAAGGCGAAGCGCTTGTCGGTGGCGAGCCCGCGCATCCGCGCGCCGACGGAGCCTTGGGTATAGCCGAGCGACTTGAGGATCGTGCCCATCTCGGCCTGCAACTCGGCGAGCTGCGCCTTGCCCATCGCGTGGACCTCGTCCGGTGACATGGTCGTGGTGGTGCCGGCGCTCAGCGCCCAGGCATAGTACGCATCCCCGTCCTTGAACTTCCACACGCCGGCGTCCGACGTGGCGCGGGCGCGCTGCTTCTCCAGTTCGGCGATTTGGCGGTCGAGCGCCGGGGCGATCCGCTCCGCGGCGATTTTCGTCGCGCGCGCCTCGTAGGCTCCGGGCATGGCGGTGGTGCGCTTGGCGAGCGAGGTCACCACGTCCCATTTGGCGGGATCGCCGCTGCGGGCGAGGTGGATCTGCTTGAGGCACTTGTCCAGCAGGAAGTCGGGCGCGATCACACCGACGCTGGCCGCCTGCTGCAGCCGCACCGTCTCGCCGTCGAGCGCGCCGGCATAGGCCTGGAGCCGGTCCAGATAGGCATCGGCGTCATCGCGCGTCGCGATCTGGTGATCGCTGTCGAGCATCTTGGGAATGTCGATATAGGCGCCGACATTCTGGATCACGACATAGGGCGTGTTGCGCCAGCTGCCGACTGCCACGTCGCCATAGGGGAAGGCGATGCCCTTCAGCCCGTTGGCATAGGCGGTCTGGATCACGTCGAGATGGACACGCATCTCGGGGCTGACCGCATTGACGTCGATCCGGTCGATCTCGGCGAGCGTGGCCTTGAGGTGGGCGGCCATCTTGGCGACGCCCGCCGGCGTACGGTCGCCAAGCCGGTGCTTGAGCGCGGCGCGCGCGCCCTTGTCGATGCCGAGCCCGGTCGCGCCCTCGGGGTTGAGCACCAGCAGCGCCTCGGCGGTGCGCTCGATCAATGCCTGGGCCTGGGCTTCGGCGGCAGGTGCTGCGGCGAACGCAGGGCGGGCGGACGCGCCGCTGGCCAGCAGGGCGCTCGATCCGAGCAGCACGTCGCGACGGGTGGTACGCATGGTTTCGACCTCGATGATGTTCAGTCTTGGGGAAGGGCGGGCAAGGGCTCGACGCGCAGCGTCGCCCCGTTAGCGCCGACGATCCGCACGCGGACCCCGGCAGGAAGATCGGGTCCGCGCGCAGGCCATTCGCCATCGCCGACGCGTACGCGACCGCCAAGATCGCTCACCGGCTCGACGACGGTGACGACCTCACCGATCAGCCGCGCGACGCGATCGTTGAGCAGCGGATCGGCACTCGGCACGGGGAAGTCC
Protein-coding regions in this window:
- a CDS encoding NfeD family protein, giving the protein MDWLHHPPLLWLIAAVALGVAELAIPGVYLVFLAVAAAITGVLALVLPELPLGGQLLGFAAWSVAAVLIGRRWYRDFPVPSADPLLNDRVARLIGEVVTVVEPVSDLGGRVRVGDGEWPARGPDLPAGVRVRIVGANGATLRVEPLPALPQD
- the carB gene encoding carbamoyl-phosphate synthase large subunit, which codes for MPKRTDISSILVIGAGPIVIGQACEFDYSGTQAIKALKEEGYRIVLVNSNPATIMTDPELADATYIEPITPAVVAKIIEKERPDAVLPTMGGQTALNTALALFRDGTLEKFGVTMIGADADAIDKAEDRLKFKDAMTKIGLESARSAIAHTEAEALTALDYVGLPAIIRPSFTMGGSGGGIAYNREEFIAIVRSGLDLSPTTEVLIEESLLGWKEYEMEVVRDRNDNAIIVCSIENIDPMGTHTGDSITVAPALTLTDKEYQIMRNASIACLREIGVETGGSNVQFAVNPKDGRLIVIEMNPRVSRSSALASKATGFPIAKVAAKLAVGYTLDEIDNDITGATPASFEPTIDYVVTKIPRFAFEKFKGAEAVLGTAMKSVGEVMAIGRSIHESIQKALRGLETGLSGFNDVDRLVGAPRDVIEAALTVRSPDRLLIAAQAMREGFSLKDVQRFTSYDPWFLERIAEILDAEKDVATNGLPQDAAGMRRLKAMGFSDKRLAYLALKSVNLRAGSEVMARSSGLIGEIANAISGGVTEAEVRKLRHRLGVRPVFKRIDTCAAEFEAKTPYMYSTYEAPSFGEPENEAEPSERRKVVILGGGPNRIGQGIEFDYCCCHACFALADAGYETIMVNCNPETVSTDYDTSDRLYFEPLTAEDVLEILEVEKSKGELVGVIVQFGGQTPLNLAKALEDAGIPILGTSPDAIDLAEDRERFADLVAKLGLKQPANGIARSRDEAVRVAERIGYPVLMRPSYVLGGRAMEIVDSLQQLDDYIQTAVQVSGDSPVLIDQYLRDAIEVDVDAIADGTDVVVAGVLQHIEEAGVHSGDSACSIPPYSLPAEIIAEIERQTVALARALKVKGLMNIQFAVKDGEVYLIEVNPRASRTVPFVAKAIGAPIAKIASRVMAGEKLANLPVIDRDIDYIAVKEAVFPWARFPGVDPVLSPEMKSTGEVMGIDKDFATAFAKSQLGAGTVLPQGGTVFVSVKQSDKAVVLPGVKILAELGFKIIATSGTAEFLAAEGIAVETVNKVAQGRPHIVDRIQDGDVALIFNTTEGWQSLKDSMSIRASALAQKVPYFTTAPGSVAAARAIAAMRSNPIEVQPIQAYFASRG
- a CDS encoding rhomboid family intramembrane serine protease, with translation MPKVSATTVIVAVTVVVSLLANFAPNVAQIQYAAGFIPARVTGGLMLSGLVVPVWATPLSSALIHGGLAHLGMNMLMLAFTGRETERAIGAKGIVTLYLIGAYAACAAQWLAGPMSTAPMIGASGASSAVVGAYSLLYGRQRAKAIGPIPAQVVHIAWLAAAWIGVNLLMGFAFLQGGVDVAIWAHIGGFFLGLALARPMLLWRWRHA
- the greA gene encoding transcription elongation factor GreA, whose protein sequence is MATVEKMPMLAEGYQKLSEELKRLKAERPLIVDAIEEARAHGDLSENAEYHAAKERQGQVEATIADIEDKLSRAQIIDPKELSGDKVVFGATVTLLDEDDKPVTYQIVGQTEADASKGRISYNSPIGRALIGRKVDEEVEVSVPAGDRYYLVSKVEFI
- a CDS encoding DUF885 domain-containing protein, with the protein product MRTTRRDVLLGSSALLASGASARPAFAAAPAAEAQAQALIERTAEALLVLNPEGATGLGIDKGARAALKHRLGDRTPAGVAKMAAHLKATLAEIDRIDVNAVSPEMRVHLDVIQTAYANGLKGIAFPYGDVAVGSWRNTPYVVIQNVGAYIDIPKMLDSDHQIATRDDADAYLDRLQAYAGALDGETVRLQQAASVGVIAPDFLLDKCLKQIHLARSGDPAKWDVVTSLAKRTTAMPGAYEARATKIAAERIAPALDRQIAELEKQRARATSDAGVWKFKDGDAYYAWALSAGTTTTMSPDEVHAMGKAQLAELQAEMGTILKSLGYTQGSVGARMRGLATDKRFAFPENDAGRAEIIQILQKSIDDMRGRMPQAFHTLVPGNVEVKRIPVVEEAGAAGAYGGPGTIDGKVPGRLWVNLRSTGIWTRFSLPDLAYHEAIPGHAWQGEYTFKMPLIRSLLQFNAYSEGWALYAEQLGDELGVYAENPAAKLGYLQSLGFRACRLVVDSGLHAKRWTREQAIRWFVEANGSSEDEVQGEVDRYCSWPGQACGYKVGHTAINRLRTQARTALGDRFDFRAFNDALLLGGNVPMTVLGHVIDRHIAQRRG